From Tachypleus tridentatus isolate NWPU-2018 chromosome 8, ASM421037v1, whole genome shotgun sequence, a single genomic window includes:
- the LOC143222021 gene encoding frizzled-5-like — protein MTFRRVISLLEISILVLIASMVVCAAEKLKCEEITIPMCKNIGYNYTSMPNQFYHDTQEEAGMEVHQFWPLVEIQCSDDLRFFLCSMYTPICMEDYHSSLPACQSVCERSRAGCAPIMRQYGFAWPERMNCEDLPNYGDPNNLCMDEKEGAKPKSSNIRSEIGKKPDNHNNNDWPKSISKAPIQPKPSPNFPPLPASGNADCGCLCRSPMVTLLESSERNYYNKVETGNVLNCAIPCHGTFFSTDEHTFATMWLGLWAVLCFISTSLTVITFLIDMQRFRYPERPIIFLSGCYLMVSIGYLIRLGMGHAELACDGPIVRYQDSDRPAACTIVFLLIYFFGMASSLWWVILALTWLLAAGLKWGNEAIAGYSLYFHLLAWSIPTVKTIAILAVDGVDGDPVAGICFVGNQDLTLLRGFVLTPLCVYLLLGTSFLLAGFVALFRIRNVIRQQARAKVDKLEKLMIRIGVFSVLYTVPATIVIGCYIYEQHFREAWERRHNCPCSNPDVRPDYSVFMLKYFMCLVVGITSGFWIWSGKTVDSWRRFYGRLCGKKHQNSQQGRTFKQINTTNHVGQVAPPNKQLPLTHV, from the coding sequence ATGACCTTCAGACGAGTCATAAGTCTTTTGGAGATTAGCATACTCGTGTTAATAGCCTCTATGGTCGTATGTGCTGCTGAAAAATTGAAATGTGAAGAAATAACTATTCCCATGTGTAAAAATATTGGCTACAACTACACGTCCATGCCTAATCAGTTCTATCATGACACTCAAGAAGAAGCGGGAATGGAGGTGCATCAGTTCTGGCCTTTGGTTGAAATTCAGTGCTCTGATGACCTCCGTTTCTTTCTTTGCTCTATGTACACGCCGATCTGTATGGAAGATTACCACAGCTCACTTCCTGCTTGTCAGTCAGTCTGTGAACGGTCACGAGCAGGTTGTGCACCTATTATGAGACAGTACGGGTTCGCGTGGCCAGAGAGGATGAATTGTGAAGACTTACCCAACTATGGAGACCCCAATAATCTGTGCATGGATGAGAAGGAAGGGGCTAAACCAAAATCTTCTAACATTAGATCGGAAATAGGCAAGAAACCtgataatcataataataatgattGGCCTAAAAGTATCTCTAAGGCGCCTATTCAACCCAAGCCTAGCCCTAATTTCCCACCTCTACCAGCCAGTGGGAATGCTGATTGTGGATGTCTGTGTCGATCTCCCATGGTGACTCTCTTAGAAAGCAGTGAACGAAATTACTACAATAAAGTGGAGACAGGTAATGTATTAAACTGTGCTATCCCCTGTCATGGCACCTTCTTTTCCACAGACGAACATACTTTTGCCACTATGTGGCTCGGACTCTGGGCAgtgctttgttttatttccaCTAGCTTGACCGTCATTACCTTTCTGATCGACATGCAGAGATTTCGTTATCCAGAACGTCCTATCATCTTTCTCTCCGGCTGTTACCTGATGGTTTCCATAGGCTATTTGATCCGACTGGGCATGGGACATGCAGAGCTGGCTTGTGATGGGCCAATTGTTCGGTATCAGGACTCTGACAGACCAGCAGCATGCACCATCGTCTTCCTATTGATTTACTTCTTTGGAATGGCCAGTTCTCTCTGGTGGGTCATCTTAGCCTTGACTTGGCTTCTGGCAGCTGGGCTAAAGTGGGGAAACGAAGCTATTGCTGGATACTCGCTATATTTCCACTTGTTAGCTTGGTCAATACCAACCGTTAAAACGATCGCCATCTTAGCCGTGGACGGAGTGGATGGAGACCCCGTGGCTGGTATCTGTTTCGTTGGGAATCAGGACTTGACTCTCCTGCGAGGTTTTGTACTGACTCCTCTCTGTGTCTACCTTCTTTTGGGAACATCCTTTCTCTTAGCTGGATTCGTGGCACTTTTCCGCATCAGGAATGTCATCCGACAACAAGCTAGAGCTAAAGTAGACAAGTTGGAGAAGTTAATGATCAGGATTGGAGTCTTCTCGGTCCTATACACGGTGCCAGCCACTATCGTCATCGGCTGTTACATCTACGAACAACACTTCCGGGAAGCCTGGGAGAGAAGGCATAACTGTCCTTGCAGTAACCCGGATGTACGTCCTGATTACTCCGTATTCATGCTCAAGTACTTTATGTGTCTCGTAGTAGGAATCACTTCTGGATTCTGGATCTGGTCCGGGAAAACTGTGGATTCCTGGCGGAGGTTCTATGGACGTCTATGTGGGAAAAAACATCAGAACAGCCAGCAAGGCAGAACTTTCAAACAAATCAACACGACAAATCACGTGGGACAAGTGGCTCCACCCAATAAACAATTACCCTTGACCCACGTATAA